The proteins below come from a single Plantactinospora sp. KBS50 genomic window:
- a CDS encoding PLP-dependent cysteine synthase family protein: protein MALTGLLPEFSEDDWSRRAAAVLEADRIVEKATPLIRLSFPGESLAAMFVKDESARPTGSVKYRFARSLFRHALSRGVIRRGVQLVEATSGNMAVAEAHFARVLGLPFTAVVPGKSSPDRIARIVAQGGTAYRVDPPLAVYENAERLAGRSNGYYLDCLSTLGPAIDADLDDGVPGLPDEILRDFAAQGRPEPAWIVTGAGTGATSRAIGRYLRRHGHATRLAVVDAENSAYFPGWATECRDYATGMPSRIEGIGRPRMEPAFDPDVVDLVIPVPDVSSVAAMRFLATAGGVAAGPSTGACLWGACHLVNRMSQAGESGAVVIVAADGAEPYRRSYYDDEWVAGKRWDLTEPTLRLERFMRTGDWDDSR from the coding sequence ATGGCGTTGACGGGACTTCTTCCAGAGTTCTCGGAAGATGATTGGAGTCGCCGAGCTGCGGCTGTTCTTGAAGCCGACCGTATCGTTGAGAAAGCGACGCCCCTGATTCGCTTATCCTTCCCCGGTGAATCTTTGGCGGCGATGTTTGTGAAAGATGAGTCGGCGCGCCCCACCGGCAGTGTCAAATACCGCTTCGCGCGCAGCCTCTTTCGTCACGCGCTCTCACGCGGCGTCATCCGTCGGGGAGTGCAGCTGGTGGAGGCGACCAGCGGGAACATGGCGGTCGCGGAGGCGCATTTCGCCCGGGTGCTGGGGCTGCCGTTCACTGCGGTCGTGCCCGGCAAGTCGTCGCCGGACCGCATCGCCCGGATCGTCGCGCAGGGCGGGACCGCCTATCGGGTCGATCCGCCGCTGGCCGTGTACGAGAACGCCGAGCGGCTGGCCGGCCGGTCGAACGGGTACTACCTGGACTGCCTGTCCACGCTCGGGCCGGCCATCGACGCAGACCTCGACGATGGCGTGCCCGGCCTGCCCGACGAGATCCTGCGCGACTTCGCGGCCCAGGGCCGGCCGGAGCCCGCGTGGATCGTGACCGGCGCCGGCACCGGGGCCACCTCCCGGGCGATCGGCCGCTACCTGCGGCGGCACGGGCACGCCACCCGGCTGGCGGTCGTCGACGCGGAGAACTCGGCGTATTTCCCCGGCTGGGCCACCGAGTGCCGGGACTACGCGACCGGAATGCCGTCGCGCATCGAGGGCATCGGGCGGCCGCGGATGGAGCCGGCCTTCGATCCCGACGTCGTCGACCTGGTCATCCCGGTGCCGGACGTGTCGAGCGTGGCCGCCATGCGATTTCTCGCCACGGCAGGCGGCGTGGCGGCCGGACCGTCCACCGGCGCCTGTCTGTGGGGCGCGTGTCACCTGGTGAACCGTATGAGTCAGGCGGGCGAGTCGGGTGCGGTGGTCATCGTGGCGGCCGATGGTGCCGAGCCGTACCGTCGCTCCTACTACGACGACGAGTGGGTCGCCGGAAAGCGCTGGGACCTCACCGAGCCCACGCTGCGCTTGGAGCGTTTCATGCGGACCGGCGACTGGGACGATTCCCGATGA